The Deltaproteobacteria bacterium genome includes a region encoding these proteins:
- a CDS encoding PAS domain S-box protein has translation MSETESMNLKAVLDALEDGIYIINGDYVIEFMNKAMIETFGFGVGKKCHAVIHGYSEPCPWCAGEKVWQGETSRQEILVPKVGKVYEVTEFPLKNADHSFSKLTVYRDVTTSRAHERKLKTTEESFKSLFEHVGCGVFLSTREGRFADANRALLTMLGYEDKEEFLAMDILKDLYQRPEDRKAFQERIEREGSVLDHEVVFRKKDGSPISVLLTSHVVRDAEGKVVGYEGIITDRTQQKRMERELRKATIFMGKLIQSSPNAIMAADMKGDILIWNGGAEELLGYKAEDVIGKMNIVKVYPEGMAKEVMKMLRSPDHGGKGVLRSYHLLARTKDGRDLDANLSAAIIYSEEGREVATVGIMVDLGERMKMEHKLRRIQEQLLQSEKLAAMGRLTSQIAHELNNPLYGIMNTLELLKTEIPPTSRRRKILEMALSETVRLTDMLRKMLIFSKPDQEERCETDLNVILDEILLLYGKQLSEYSVKVAISFEEGLPKVFASRNQLRQVFLNMITNARDAMPEGGVLSFRTFSADGFVCVEVSDTGTGIKDEHRDKIFEAFFTTKESIKGVGLGLSVCYGFIRDHGGDIKVSGKPGEGTTFTVMLPIMPEGGEKAS, from the coding sequence ATGAGCGAAACCGAAAGCATGAATTTGAAGGCCGTGCTGGACGCCCTGGAAGACGGCATCTACATAATAAATGGCGATTACGTCATAGAGTTCATGAACAAGGCCATGATCGAGACCTTCGGTTTCGGCGTGGGCAAAAAGTGCCACGCGGTGATCCACGGATACTCGGAGCCCTGCCCCTGGTGCGCGGGCGAGAAGGTCTGGCAGGGCGAAACCAGCCGCCAGGAAATCCTTGTGCCCAAGGTGGGCAAGGTCTACGAGGTGACCGAGTTTCCCCTCAAAAACGCAGACCACAGCTTTTCCAAGCTCACGGTTTATCGGGACGTCACCACCAGCCGGGCCCATGAACGGAAGCTCAAGACCACCGAGGAGTCATTCAAGAGCCTTTTCGAGCACGTGGGCTGCGGGGTCTTTCTGTCCACCCGTGAGGGCCGGTTCGCCGACGCCAACCGCGCCCTTCTCACCATGCTGGGCTACGAGGACAAGGAAGAGTTCCTGGCAATGGACATCCTGAAGGACCTCTACCAGAGGCCGGAGGACCGAAAGGCCTTCCAGGAGCGCATCGAGCGTGAGGGCTCGGTCCTGGACCACGAGGTGGTGTTCCGCAAAAAGGACGGCAGCCCCATCAGCGTTCTTCTCACCAGCCACGTTGTGCGCGACGCAGAGGGAAAGGTGGTTGGCTACGAGGGCATCATCACCGACCGCACCCAGCAGAAGCGCATGGAGCGCGAACTCAGGAAGGCCACCATCTTCATGGGAAAGCTCATCCAGAGCTCTCCCAACGCCATAATGGCGGCTGACATGAAGGGCGACATCCTGATATGGAACGGCGGGGCGGAGGAGCTTTTAGGCTACAAGGCGGAGGACGTGATCGGGAAGATGAACATAGTGAAGGTCTATCCCGAAGGCATGGCGAAAGAGGTCATGAAGATGCTGCGATCCCCGGACCACGGCGGCAAGGGCGTTCTGCGCTCCTACCACCTGCTGGCCCGCACGAAAGACGGCAGGGACCTCGACGCCAACCTCTCCGCCGCCATCATCTACAGCGAGGAAGGCCGGGAGGTGGCCACCGTGGGCATAATGGTGGACCTTGGCGAACGCATGAAAATGGAGCACAAGCTCCGCCGCATCCAGGAGCAGCTTCTCCAGTCCGAAAAGCTCGCCGCAATGGGCAGGCTCACCTCCCAGATAGCCCACGAGCTCAACAACCCCCTCTACGGCATAATGAACACCTTAGAGCTTCTCAAGACCGAGATACCCCCCACCAGCAGGCGGCGGAAAATCCTTGAAATGGCCCTCTCGGAAACCGTGCGCCTAACCGACATGCTAAGGAAGATGCTGATTTTCTCCAAGCCCGACCAGGAGGAGAGGTGCGAAACCGACTTGAACGTCATCCTGGATGAAATCCTGCTCCTTTACGGCAAGCAGCTTTCTGAATACAGCGTAAAGGTGGCGATATCCTTCGAGGAGGGCCTTCCCAAGGTTTTCGCCAGCCGCAACCAGCTCCGGCAGGTCTTTCTCAACATGATAACCAACGCCCGCGACGCCATGCCCGAAGGCGGGGTTCTCTCCTTCCGCACCTTTTCGGCGGACGGCTTTGTGTGCGTGGAGGTCTCCGACACCGGAACCGGCATCAAGGATGAGCACCGGGACAAGATTTTCGAGGCATTCTTCACCACCAAGGAGTCCATAAAGGGCGTGGGTCTTGGGCTTTCGGTGTGCTACGGCTTCATCCGGGACCACGGCGGCGACATCAAGGTTTCGGGCAAGCCCGGCGAGGGCACCACCTTCACCGTCATGCTTCCCATAATGCCCGAAGGCGGGGAGAAGGCGTCCTGA
- the glpA gene encoding anaerobic glycerol-3-phosphate dehydrogenase subunit A codes for MERIETDVVIVGGGATGAGVLRDCALRGFSAVLVEKDDLAAGTSGRNHGLLHSGGRYAVKDTEAAAECIAENRILKRIASHCVEETGGLFVSLPEDDPGYPDKLLAGCKKAGIPAKRIGTSEALRIEPNLNGDIRFAVKVPDATIDPFRLCAANVMDAMGRGGRCLTHCEVSGFLVEGARVAGVRAWDRRGGRDIEIRARVTVNASGIHGLKLCRTAGIELPMYPSKGSMVIIDYRVGNVVINRCRPASDGDIIVPGDTVSLIGTTSKKIPYEDIENLTVDDDEIEVLLADGEKLIPNVSKTRVLRAYCGVRPLVGAFGPADGREISRGIVLIDHAERDGMAGLVTITGGKLTTYRLMAQYATDLVAKKLQVEAPCTTSTQPLPGSELKIPEKKAVKGFSGVPRSVVGATHFRHGDEVKRILSDDPDSYGLVCECEMVTTGEVDYTIKNQLVTDIIDLRRRTRLGMGPCQGALCAYRAAGILNETAGVSGENAIGMLKGFMEERWKGIKPVLWGDALREMEFSHWIYAGLFGLADEPAPPKSAEEPTFDLIRLEKVEDE; via the coding sequence ATGGAGCGCATTGAAACCGACGTGGTGATTGTGGGGGGCGGGGCCACTGGGGCTGGGGTTCTGCGGGACTGCGCGCTCCGGGGCTTTTCCGCCGTGCTGGTGGAAAAGGACGACCTTGCCGCAGGCACTTCGGGCCGCAACCACGGGCTTTTGCATTCAGGCGGGCGGTACGCCGTCAAGGACACCGAGGCCGCCGCCGAGTGCATCGCCGAAAACCGCATTCTGAAACGCATCGCAAGCCACTGCGTGGAGGAGACCGGCGGGCTTTTCGTCTCCCTTCCCGAAGACGATCCGGGCTACCCGGACAAACTCCTGGCGGGCTGCAAAAAGGCGGGAATCCCCGCAAAGCGGATAGGAACCTCCGAGGCCCTTCGCATCGAGCCCAATCTTAACGGCGACATCCGCTTCGCCGTAAAAGTGCCGGACGCCACCATAGACCCCTTCCGGCTCTGCGCCGCAAACGTGATGGACGCCATGGGGCGCGGAGGGCGCTGCCTCACCCACTGCGAGGTTTCGGGATTTCTCGTGGAGGGCGCGCGCGTTGCCGGGGTAAGGGCATGGGACAGGCGGGGCGGGCGCGACATCGAAATTCGGGCCAGGGTCACGGTGAACGCCTCCGGCATCCACGGCCTGAAGCTCTGCCGGACGGCGGGGATAGAGCTTCCCATGTACCCGTCCAAGGGAAGCATGGTGATAATAGATTACCGGGTGGGCAACGTGGTCATCAACCGCTGCCGCCCGGCCTCGGACGGCGACATCATAGTGCCCGGCGACACGGTGAGCCTGATCGGCACCACCTCGAAAAAAATCCCCTACGAGGACATAGAAAACCTCACCGTTGACGACGACGAGATAGAGGTACTCCTTGCGGACGGAGAAAAGCTCATCCCCAACGTGTCCAAAACACGGGTTCTGCGGGCCTACTGCGGGGTCCGGCCCCTGGTGGGGGCCTTCGGCCCGGCGGACGGGCGGGAAATCTCGCGGGGAATAGTTCTTATCGATCACGCGGAGCGCGACGGCATGGCGGGCCTTGTCACCATAACCGGCGGAAAACTCACCACTTACCGCCTCATGGCCCAGTACGCCACCGATCTCGTGGCGAAGAAGCTCCAGGTCGAGGCCCCCTGCACCACCTCCACCCAGCCTCTTCCGGGCTCGGAGCTGAAGATTCCCGAAAAAAAGGCGGTGAAGGGCTTTTCAGGCGTTCCCCGGTCGGTGGTGGGGGCAACCCATTTCCGCCACGGGGACGAGGTAAAAAGGATTTTAAGCGACGACCCGGACTCCTACGGACTTGTGTGCGAATGCGAGATGGTCACAACCGGCGAGGTGGATTACACCATCAAAAATCAGCTCGTTACCGACATCATTGATTTAAGGCGGCGCACAAGGCTTGGCATGGGGCCGTGCCAGGGGGCCCTTTGCGCATACCGGGCGGCGGGGATTCTGAACGAGACAGCGGGGGTTTCCGGCGAGAACGCCATAGGGATGCTGAAAGGCTTCATGGAGGAGCGCTGGAAGGGCATCAAGCCCGTGCTCTGGGGGGACGCCTTGCGGGAAATGGAATTTTCCCACTGGATTTACGCGGGCCTTTTCGGGCTGGCAGACGAGCCCGCACCGCCGAAAAGCGCGGAGGAGCCCACCTTTGACCTGATCCGCCTGGAAAAGGTGGAGGACGAATGA
- the glpB gene encoding glycerol-3-phosphate dehydrogenase subunit GlpB — protein MKYDVVIIGGGMAGLIAGIRCADSGLSTAIISAGVSALHFSSGCIDLLGRTADGGVAREPFSSMPEFLAARPGHPYARVGENTLRASLAFFQEETACAGLPYCDNGDENHFHVTALGTVKPAYLSPEGVFSELVKTAFETRRCLAILNFKGFRDFHPRLAAANLAKNPLFSDWKISTGSLTLPPIAPQGKNPRELRSIDIARLFDTESRLGEVAEQIKEIAPGADFVAVPAFLGTSPRRGAEKRLSLLAGRLIYEVPTLPPSLLGMRLDAALKARFAARGGVFIAGDRVTGGRIEGGKLRFLSTHQAGEDAMSARFFILATGSFFSGGLKSRFDAVEEPILNLALDRTLPRNTWYSSKFLGDESHPFLSFGVNVDENANPRDADGRTVTNLFCAGAVLSGYDPVREGSGSGVAIATGYFAAGRVMALSKTPTGI, from the coding sequence ATGAAATACGACGTGGTAATCATCGGCGGGGGCATGGCCGGGCTGATCGCGGGAATCCGCTGCGCCGACTCCGGGCTTTCAACCGCCATCATAAGCGCCGGGGTGAGCGCCCTTCATTTTTCGTCGGGCTGCATCGATCTTCTTGGCCGCACGGCGGATGGCGGCGTGGCCCGCGAGCCCTTTTCCTCCATGCCGGAATTTCTTGCGGCCCGCCCCGGCCACCCCTACGCAAGGGTAGGGGAGAATACCCTTCGGGCGAGCCTCGCCTTTTTCCAGGAGGAAACCGCCTGCGCTGGTCTTCCGTACTGCGATAACGGAGACGAAAACCATTTTCACGTCACCGCCCTTGGCACGGTGAAGCCCGCCTATCTTTCGCCTGAGGGCGTTTTTTCCGAGCTTGTGAAAACCGCCTTCGAGACAAGGCGATGCCTCGCCATATTGAATTTCAAGGGCTTCCGCGACTTTCACCCAAGGCTCGCCGCCGCGAACCTTGCGAAAAACCCGCTTTTTTCGGACTGGAAAATTTCCACCGGCTCGCTCACCCTTCCGCCCATAGCGCCCCAGGGCAAAAACCCCCGCGAGCTTCGCTCCATAGACATAGCAAGGCTTTTCGACACCGAATCCAGGCTTGGTGAGGTTGCGGAGCAGATTAAGGAAATCGCCCCGGGCGCCGATTTCGTGGCGGTCCCGGCCTTTCTGGGCACATCCCCCAGGCGCGGCGCGGAAAAGCGGCTCTCGCTCCTTGCGGGCCGACTCATCTACGAGGTGCCCACCCTTCCGCCCTCCCTTCTGGGGATGAGGCTGGACGCGGCCCTGAAAGCCCGGTTCGCGGCCAGGGGCGGGGTCTTCATAGCGGGGGACAGGGTGACCGGGGGAAGGATCGAGGGCGGAAAGCTTCGCTTTCTAAGCACCCATCAGGCGGGTGAGGACGCCATGAGCGCCCGCTTTTTCATCCTGGCCACGGGCAGTTTTTTTTCGGGGGGCCTAAAAAGCCGCTTCGACGCGGTGGAGGAGCCTATTTTAAACTTGGCTCTCGACAGGACCCTGCCCCGCAACACCTGGTATTCGTCAAAATTTCTTGGGGATGAGAGCCACCCCTTCCTCTCCTTTGGCGTGAATGTGGACGAAAACGCGAACCCCAGGGACGCCGACGGGCGCACCGTAACGAACCTTTTCTGCGCGGGCGCTGTGCTTTCGGGCTACGACCCTGTCAGGGAGGGGAGCGGCTCAGGTGTGGCCATAGCCACAGGCTACTTCGCGGCGGGCCGGGTCATGGCGCTTTCAAAAACGCCGACTGGGATATGA
- a CDS encoding DUF362 domain-containing protein: protein MIKSKVIIRSCPEYDADAIREIVRQSLDELGGGFNFAGKVFIKPNVVSANKGYIHDSYTNPKVVEAVASLVNESKPARLTIGESGGYGIPSRLFLKEAGYFDLGKKVGAEVIDLNEHELIKVNLKRASCHKEVLLSRRMVEADCKIWLPKLKFHIFASITCSLKLNIGILSHRERMLYHDWRIHEKIVDLLEPGYPDLIVADAIDITYGFESAPYPVRLGALLISRDPLALDAVAAHIMGYDPRDVKHLQIAADRGFGTIDLSEIEITGDADISVLRAKPKGKPRLFQVLSELETPIRFFAGFAKDSDIICDGGCEGALKGCLGTIEKRRPGSLLAAKKGAIVTGVFRGDVIMPDGPVLLIGDCTRVTGKLEAKSIHRVKGCPVGARDLFVKVPRLFGLPSPMLDFRDASLFLAQNVVKGSAIVKNKLIGD, encoded by the coding sequence ATGATAAAATCCAAGGTGATAATCCGCTCCTGCCCGGAATATGATGCAGACGCAATCCGCGAAATCGTGCGGCAGTCCCTTGATGAGCTTGGCGGCGGCTTCAATTTCGCCGGGAAGGTCTTCATCAAGCCCAACGTGGTTTCCGCCAACAAGGGCTACATCCACGACTCCTACACCAACCCGAAGGTTGTGGAGGCCGTGGCTTCGCTCGTCAATGAGAGCAAGCCCGCGCGCCTCACCATAGGGGAGTCCGGCGGCTACGGCATTCCCTCAAGGCTTTTTCTGAAGGAGGCGGGCTACTTCGACCTCGGGAAAAAGGTCGGGGCCGAGGTCATCGATCTCAACGAGCACGAGCTTATCAAGGTGAATCTCAAACGCGCCTCCTGCCACAAGGAGGTCCTGCTCTCGCGCCGAATGGTGGAGGCTGACTGCAAAATCTGGCTCCCGAAGTTGAAATTCCACATTTTCGCGTCCATAACCTGCTCCTTAAAGCTCAACATCGGAATTTTAAGCCACAGGGAGAGGATGCTCTATCACGACTGGCGCATCCACGAAAAAATCGTGGACCTTCTGGAACCCGGCTATCCCGACCTCATCGTTGCGGACGCCATAGACATCACCTACGGCTTCGAGTCCGCCCCCTACCCGGTGCGGCTTGGGGCGCTCCTTATCAGCCGGGACCCCCTGGCCCTGGACGCCGTGGCGGCACATATCATGGGCTACGACCCCAGGGACGTGAAGCATCTTCAAATCGCCGCCGACCGTGGTTTCGGCACCATAGACTTATCCGAAATCGAGATAACGGGCGACGCGGACATTTCGGTACTCCGGGCCAAACCCAAGGGCAAGCCGCGCCTCTTCCAGGTTTTGAGCGAGCTTGAGACGCCCATCAGGTTTTTCGCGGGCTTTGCCAAGGATAGCGACATAATCTGCGACGGCGGCTGCGAGGGGGCCTTGAAAGGCTGCCTGGGGACCATTGAAAAGCGCAGGCCGGGGTCCCTTTTGGCGGCGAAAAAGGGCGCGATAGTAACAGGGGTCTTCCGGGGCGACGTAATAATGCCGGACGGGCCGGTGCTTCTCATCGGCGACTGCACGCGGGTGACGGGAAAACTCGAGGCCAAATCCATCCACCGGGTGAAGGGCTGCCCCGTGGGCGCGCGCGACCTCTTCGTGAAGGTCCCGCGTCTTTTCGGCCTTCCCAGCCCCATGCTGGACTTCCGGGACGCCTCCCTATTCCTGGCCCAGAACGTCGTAAAAGGCAGCGCCATAGTGAAGAACAAGCTCATTGGGGATTAG
- the glpC gene encoding anaerobic glycerol-3-phosphate dehydrogenase subunit C, giving the protein MIDLENISFDHCIKCTVCTAYCPVARVTPLYPGPKSSGPDTERLRIKNPELVDDTLSYCTNCKRCEIVCPSDVRIADIIQKARHRHAKSALRPRDFFMSRTDLAGSAATLFPSVVNAMTRNRAVKWGMDRLVGISDSAQMPKYASGTFRRKFAKRADEQAKFSRKLVYFTGCYVNYFDHELGNNVVRVLNALGYGVAITNEKCCGVPLIANGFIKKAQKNARHNVDALKAAAGRDVAIVASSSSCAYALTNEYPNILSIDNSRIAPRIRFITRFLAEEAAAGNLPELKPVPVKAVYHAPCHLSRMGGAVHTVDILRRIPELKLVMPATECCGLSGTYGFKKEYAKVATDVGEKLFGQIAAENPDVVVTDCETCKWQIEAHTPYKVVHPVTLLAKAMFGG; this is encoded by the coding sequence ATGATCGATCTTGAAAACATAAGTTTCGACCACTGCATAAAATGCACCGTCTGCACCGCCTATTGCCCGGTGGCGCGGGTGACACCCCTCTATCCGGGCCCCAAGTCGAGCGGCCCGGACACCGAGCGGCTGCGCATAAAAAACCCGGAACTGGTGGACGACACGCTTTCCTACTGCACCAACTGCAAGCGCTGCGAGATCGTGTGCCCGTCGGACGTGCGGATCGCCGACATCATCCAGAAGGCCCGGCACCGCCACGCCAAAAGCGCCTTGCGGCCCCGCGACTTTTTCATGAGCCGCACCGATCTTGCCGGAAGCGCCGCAACCCTGTTTCCTTCCGTGGTCAACGCCATGACCCGGAACAGGGCCGTGAAATGGGGCATGGACCGCCTTGTGGGGATTTCGGATTCCGCCCAGATGCCCAAATACGCCAGCGGCACCTTTCGCCGGAAATTCGCCAAAAGGGCCGACGAGCAGGCGAAGTTTTCCCGAAAACTGGTCTATTTCACCGGCTGCTACGTCAATTATTTCGACCACGAGCTTGGAAACAACGTGGTGAGGGTGCTGAACGCCCTTGGCTACGGGGTGGCCATTACCAACGAAAAGTGCTGCGGAGTGCCTTTGATCGCCAACGGCTTCATAAAAAAGGCGCAGAAAAACGCCCGGCACAACGTGGACGCCCTGAAAGCGGCGGCGGGCAGGGACGTCGCCATCGTGGCCTCGTCGTCGTCCTGCGCCTACGCGCTGACAAACGAGTATCCTAACATTTTATCCATAGATAACAGCAGGATCGCCCCGCGAATCCGGTTCATAACCCGTTTTCTGGCCGAGGAGGCCGCAGCCGGAAACCTGCCCGAACTGAAACCCGTGCCCGTAAAGGCCGTTTATCACGCGCCCTGCCACCTCTCGCGCATGGGCGGGGCGGTGCACACGGTGGACATTTTAAGGCGCATACCGGAGCTTAAACTTGTCATGCCCGCCACCGAGTGCTGCGGGCTTTCGGGAACCTACGGGTTTAAAAAGGAATACGCGAAGGTTGCAACGGACGTTGGGGAGAAGCTCTTTGGCCAGATCGCGGCGGAAAACCCGGACGTGGTGGTGACGGACTGCGAAACCTGCAAGTG
- a CDS encoding phosphatidylserine/phosphatidylglycerophosphate/cardiolipin synthase family protein — MVIVKNIAFSPNSAQNDGSSRMGVRCRVFSSHDFASIRSVWVDLRHTSIFDRLPIKPDPGFVLDRSGEGDYAGEMEIPLHLEPGRYRIPIVAEDSTGARGRGMGTFSVDYKRREDTPPVGSPEFLRQMEALTGEDFTSGNTVRVLDGGADALNLRFSLIEGAARQINLQTYALGGSGSGARMLDTLIRKAEEGVSVNMVLNSDTQLPLSPVSILRLKYNQFLSDLGRDGSEERRPSGNAKGRREKKRRVRLGGITALFFNRNPLHEDDDKDPVTGPIKDHWLQKLQDASRRIKGELELDELKSTSGAGPGGLPALPLLDYAVHEKILVVDGRYAIVGGRNLEDKYFTHWTDLDLALSGPIVGRIQAGFLSGFAQIAASAPNTRLPEAIAEWTEGQGGVSALFVNSRPWERKYGTTTAMVHSIEAATMSIFAFSQFVILPDCIIKDALMDAARRGVDVRIITNSQNTGQEVSFSAGYYLTIKYLAPLLEAGVRVFEVVGSPNPEEPQPYMHNKEFLFDDSLCAIGSFNLSVRSCYVESENLVFINDTDFCRSRISAFMSFQERLTREISADQLSAQQGLHKGKMEMSRFFELLF; from the coding sequence ATGGTAATAGTGAAGAACATAGCCTTTTCCCCCAATTCGGCGCAAAACGACGGCTCGTCACGGATGGGCGTCCGCTGCCGGGTGTTTTCCTCCCATGACTTCGCTTCCATCAGAAGCGTGTGGGTGGACCTCCGCCACACCTCCATTTTCGACAGGCTGCCCATTAAGCCCGATCCCGGCTTCGTCCTGGACCGCTCCGGCGAGGGGGATTACGCGGGGGAGATGGAAATTCCCCTTCACCTGGAACCCGGACGCTACCGCATACCCATAGTGGCCGAGGACTCCACCGGGGCCAGGGGGCGTGGCATGGGCACCTTTTCGGTGGACTACAAAAGGCGCGAGGACACCCCCCCCGTGGGGAGCCCGGAGTTTTTAAGGCAGATGGAAGCCCTCACAGGCGAGGACTTCACCTCCGGGAACACGGTGCGGGTTCTGGACGGGGGCGCGGACGCCCTGAATCTAAGGTTTTCCCTCATCGAGGGGGCCGCCCGCCAGATCAATCTCCAGACCTACGCCCTTGGGGGAAGCGGGTCAGGGGCAAGAATGCTGGACACCCTTATCCGCAAGGCGGAGGAGGGGGTTTCCGTGAACATGGTGCTGAATTCCGACACCCAACTCCCCTTGAGCCCGGTAAGCATTCTCCGGCTCAAGTACAACCAGTTCCTCTCCGACCTTGGCCGGGACGGATCAGAGGAGCGCCGACCTTCGGGAAACGCCAAGGGCAGGCGGGAGAAGAAGCGGCGGGTGCGCCTGGGAGGCATAACCGCCCTTTTCTTCAACAGGAACCCCCTTCACGAGGATGACGACAAGGACCCGGTGACCGGGCCCATAAAGGACCACTGGCTCCAGAAGCTCCAGGACGCCAGCCGAAGGATAAAGGGCGAACTTGAGCTTGATGAGTTGAAATCCACCTCCGGCGCGGGGCCGGGCGGGCTTCCGGCCCTGCCCCTCTTGGATTACGCAGTACACGAAAAAATCCTGGTGGTGGACGGAAGGTACGCCATAGTGGGCGGGCGCAACCTTGAGGACAAGTATTTCACCCATTGGACCGATCTCGATCTCGCCCTTTCAGGTCCCATCGTGGGCCGGATCCAGGCGGGCTTTCTTTCGGGTTTCGCTCAGATAGCGGCAAGCGCGCCCAACACGCGGCTTCCAGAGGCCATCGCCGAGTGGACCGAAGGCCAGGGCGGGGTGTCGGCCCTTTTCGTCAACAGCCGCCCCTGGGAGCGCAAGTACGGGACGACCACGGCCATGGTCCATTCCATAGAGGCCGCCACCATGAGCATCTTCGCCTTTTCCCAGTTCGTGATCCTCCCGGACTGCATAATAAAGGACGCCCTGATGGACGCTGCCCGGCGGGGGGTGGACGTGCGCATCATCACCAATTCCCAGAACACCGGCCAGGAGGTGAGCTTCTCCGCCGGGTACTATCTCACCATCAAGTACCTTGCGCCCCTGCTTGAAGCCGGAGTAAGGGTCTTCGAGGTGGTCGGCAGCCCCAATCCGGAGGAGCCCCAGCCCTACATGCACAACAAGGAGTTCCTGTTCGACGATTCCCTCTGCGCCATAGGCTCCTTCAACCTTTCGGTGCGCTCCTGCTACGTGGAATCGGAAAACCTCGTTTTCATAAACGACACGGATTTCTGCCGGAGCCGGATTTCGGCCTTTATGAGCTTTCAGGAAAGGTTGACCCGCGAGATAAGCGCCGATCAGCTTTCGGCCCAGCAGGGACTCCACAAGGGAAAGATGGAGATGTCACGGTTTTTCGAGCTTCTGTTCTGA
- a CDS encoding DUF4747 family protein, producing MPRSKLLKVGILNITTHPHSPKKYIELFDDIFELSKIEKIRGSDYGMLYSLTREKFGESSILHGTICRFLNIDPNEPWFDTKKVKKLDPKDGTFVVPIPENLKPNRRDIVYIFFVDKHRLFIDTDNISIRDAMVLITRLCANKQIRKKYGEVVVNIESTKEAIDNILKLKSIRKLEIYFAKPNPDDLAEVEKKIMKRLNKQNVKKIDEKLITDDEAGIKPDDETQALMYMARSNGKVIATSREDSQTMVISTKEHPLIETEFYHPERDTVFLAMKRVIGAYLRRKG from the coding sequence ATGCCTAGATCAAAATTACTAAAAGTCGGTATTTTAAACATCACGACCCACCCTCATTCACCTAAAAAATATATAGAATTATTTGATGATATATTCGAGCTATCTAAAATTGAAAAAATCAGGGGCTCAGACTATGGTATGCTTTATTCTTTAACGCGTGAAAAATTCGGAGAATCTTCGATTTTACATGGCACTATTTGTAGGTTTTTAAATATTGACCCAAATGAACCATGGTTTGATACAAAAAAAGTAAAAAAGCTTGATCCAAAAGATGGAACTTTTGTTGTCCCAATTCCAGAAAATTTGAAGCCTAATCGGAGAGATATTGTGTATATTTTTTTCGTTGATAAGCACCGTTTGTTTATTGATACCGATAATATTTCAATTAGGGATGCTATGGTGCTAATAACTAGATTATGTGCTAATAAACAAATTCGTAAGAAATATGGTGAAGTTGTAGTTAATATAGAATCAACAAAAGAGGCTATTGATAACATTTTGAAATTGAAATCTATTAGGAAGTTAGAAATTTATTTCGCAAAACCCAATCCAGACGACCTCGCCGAAGTTGAAAAGAAAATAATGAAAAGACTTAACAAACAGAATGTAAAAAAAATTGATGAAAAGTTAATTACAGATGACGAGGCGGGTATAAAACCTGATGATGAGACACAAGCTTTAATGTATATGGCTAGGTCTAATGGTAAAGTAATTGCCACTAGCCGCGAAGATAGCCAAACAATGGTAATTTCAACAAAAGAACATCCTTTAATCGAAACAGAGTTTTATCATCCCGAAAGAGATACTGTATTTTTAGCAATGAAACGAGTGATAGGGGCGTACTTGAGAAGAAAAGGATAG